In a single window of the Zonotrichia leucophrys gambelii isolate GWCS_2022_RI chromosome 2, RI_Zleu_2.0, whole genome shotgun sequence genome:
- the KDM1B gene encoding lysine-specific histone demethylase 2: MSMGRVRTKKKACSSDQSPDNLPLRSSGRQVKKKAAEAADDDDEASEKKYRKCEKAGCTATCPVCFASAAERCAKNGYTSRWYHLSCGEHFCNECFDHYYRSHKDGYEKYTAWKRIWTSNGKSEPSPKAFMADQQLPYWVQCTKPECGKWRQLTKEIQLTPQIAKTYRCGMKLNNSTKSEGSDQCSMPEDLRVAEVSDHWWYSMLILPPLLKDSVAAPFLAAYYPDCVGMSPSCTSTNRSPGESSLVKLEHLKSVPNVTVAGMNKYFQPFYQPNECGKALCVRPDVMELDELYEFPEYSRDPTMYLALRNLILALWYTNCKEALTPQKCIHHIIVRGLVRIRCVQEMERILYFMTRKGLINTGILSVSSDQYLLPKEYHNKSVIIVGAGAAGLAAARQLHNFGIKVIVLEAKDRIGGRVWDDKTFTGVTVGRGAQIVNGCVNNPMALMCEQLGIKMHKLGEKCDLIQEGGRITDPTIDKRMDFHFNAILDVVSEWRKDKTQHQDVPLGEKIQEIYKAFIQESGIQFSELEEKVLQFHLSNLEYACGSNLSQVSARSWDHNEFFAQFAGDHTLLTVGYSTVIDKLAEGLDIRLNFPVQSIDYSGEEVQVTTADGTVWTTQKVLVTVPLALLQKNAIQFNPPLSEKKIKAINSLGAGVIEKIALQFPYRFWDSKIQGADFFGHVPPNSSQRGLFSVFYDMDPEGKESILMSVVTGDAVTTIKNLDDQQVLQQCMTVLRELFKEQEVPEPEKFFVTRWSNDPWLQMAYSFVKTGGSGEAYDMMAEDIQGKVFFAGEATNRHFPQTVTGAYLSGVREASKIAAF, translated from the exons ATGTCAATGGGAAGGGTACGAACGAAGAAAAAGGCATGTTCTTCAGATCAGTCTCCAGACAACCTTCCTCTGAGGAGTTCTGGAAGACAg gtgaagaagaaagcagctgaagcagcagatgatgatgatgaagcgTCAGAGAAGAAATATAGAAAGTGTGAAAAAGCTGGATGCACCGCAACATGTCCCGTTTGCTTTGCCAGTGCAGCAGAAAg ATGTGCAAAAAATGGCTACACGTCTAGATGGTACCATCTGTCCTGTGGGGAGCACTTCTGCAATGAATGTTTTGACCACTATTACCGAAG CCATAAAGATGGTTATGAGAAATACACTGCCTGGAAAAGGATTTGGACAAGCAATGGTAAAAGTGAGCCCAGTCCAAAAGCCTTTATGGCTGATCAACAGCTTCCTTACTGG GTGCAGTGCACAAAACCAGAATGTGGTAAATGGCGTCAGCTGACAAAGGAAATCCAGCTGACACCACAAATAGCAAAAACCTACAGATGTGGTATGAAACTGAACAATTCCACCAAG tCTGAGGGCTCAGACCAATGTTCCATGCCTGAGGACTTG AGAGTGGCTGAAGTTTCAGACCATTGGTGGTACTCCATGCTCATACTCCCTCCTTTGCTGAAAGACAGTGTGGCAGCTCCCTTTCTAGCTGCATATTATCCAGACTGCGTGGGCATGAGTCCATCCTGTACCAGCACTAATCGGTCACCTGGTGAATCCAGCCTTGTGAAGTTAGAGCACCTAAAGAGCGTGCCTAATGTGACTG TTGCAGGCATGAACAAGTATTTCCAGCCGTTTTACCAGCCCAATGAATGTGGGAAAGCACTTTGTGTGAGGCCAGATGTcatggaactggatgagctctATGAGTTCCCAGAATATTCACGAGACCCTACCATGTACCTGGCATTGAGAAACTTGATTTTGGCTTTGTGGTACACAAACTGCAAG GAGGCTCTCACCCCTCAAAAATGTATCCATCATATAATTGTTCGGGGGCTTGTGCGGATCCGCTGTGTACAGGAAATGGAGAGGATCCTGTATTTTATGACAAGGAAAGGGTTAATTAATACAGGGATTTTGTCAGTCAGTTCTGACCAGTACCTTCTTCCTAAGGAATACCACAAT aaatctGTCATTATTGTTGGGGCTGGTGCAGCAGGATTAGCAGCAGCCCGACAACTGCACAACTTTGGAATTAAG GTCATTGTTTTAGAAGCTAAGGACAGAATTGGTGGCCGAGTGTGGGACGACAAGACGTTCACAGGAGTCACTGTTGGAAGAGGTGCACAAATCGTCAATGGATGTGTCAACAACCCAATGGCACTAATGTGTGAGCAA CTTGGCATTAAAATGCACAAACTAGGGGAGAAATGTGACTTGATCCAGGAAGGTGGAAGGATAACAGATCCCACTATTGATAAACGTATGGACTTTCATTTCAATGCCATCCTAGATGTTGTCTCTGAGTGGAGAAAAGATAAAACCCAACATCAAGATGTTCCTCTTGGTG aaaaaatacaagaGATATATAAAGCCTTTATTCAGGAGTCTGGTATCCAGTTCAGTGAGCTGGAAGAAAAAGTACTGCAGTTCCATCTCAGTAATTTGGAATATGCCTGCGGCAGCAATCTCTCTCAG GTATCCGCACGCTCATGGGACCACAATGAATTTTTTGCCCAGTTTGCTGGAGATCACACTCTCCTAACTGTGGGATATTCAACTGTGATTGACAAGTTGGCAGAAGGGCTGGACATCCGGCTGAATTTCCCA GTTCAGAGTATTGACTATTCTGGTGAAGAAGTGCAGGTCACTACTGCAGATGGAACAGTGTGGACAACACAAAAG GTATTAGTGACTGTACCACTGGCCCTTCTTCAGAAAAATGCCATTCAGTTTAATCCTCcactgtcagaaaaaaaaattaaagccatTAATAGTTTGGGAGCGGGAGTCATTGAGAAA ATCGCCTTGCAGTTTCCATATAGATTTTGGGACAGTAAAATTCAAGGAGCTGATTTTTTTGGTCATGTTCCACCCAATTCCAGCCAACGTGGGCTCTTTAGTGTCTTCTATGACATGGATCCAGAG GgcaaagaaagcattttaatgTCAGTGGTCACCGGAGATGCTGTGACAACCATTAAGAATTTAGATGACCAACAAGTACTGCAACAGTGTATGACTGTACTCCGAGAGCTGTTTAAGGAGCAG GAGGTTCCTGAGCCAGAGAAGTTTTTTGTTACCCGATGGAGCAATGACCCTTGGCTGCAGATGGCGTACAGCTTTGTGAAAACCGGGGGCAGCGGCGAAGCTTACGACATGATGGCTGAAGACATACAAGGAAAAGTTTTCTTTGCTGGCGAG gcCACAAATAGGCACTTTCCTCAGACCGTTACAGGAGCTTACTTGAGTGGGGTTCGAGAAGCCAGCAAAATAGCAGCATTTTAA